The following are from one region of the Littorina saxatilis isolate snail1 linkage group LG4, US_GU_Lsax_2.0, whole genome shotgun sequence genome:
- the LOC138965349 gene encoding uncharacterized protein, with translation MAVLRTSLLTLLVLAVILVVAFSHHTSKHNGKEKAATTKPKVHKHGPNHKGGKKEEGGKKEEGGKTSPDAAPVLYHKDDDGDEKASGEDILQQGTLEEIREFYKDATAAPANVSAEAERPYGDPGEDLAVAEAEHGGAGADYAVAEAEHGGTGDDHAVAEAEHGGANAGHAVAEAEHGGANAEHAVAEAEHGGTNAEHAVAEAEHGGTGDHMSRHQSLRHSDRTTDYAVAEAEHGGPDAEHAVAEAEQGGTGDHMSRHQSLRHSDRTTDYAVAEAEHGGPDAEHAVAEAEQGGTGDHMSRHQALRHSDRTTGFAERYRRETGDEMSPAQTHRVHREYNE, from the exons ATGGCAGTACTAAGGACTTCGCTACTAACACTCCTGGTGTTGGCCGTGATTCTGGTAGTCGCTTTCTCACACCACACATCAAAGCAT AATGGGAAAGAGAAAGCTGCCACCACGAAGCCGAAAGTCCACAAACACGGGCCGAATCACAAAGGCGGCAAGAAAGAGGAAGGCGGCAAGAAAGAGGAAGGTGGAAAGACGTCTCCGGATGCTGCTCCCGTTTTATACCACAAGGACGACGACGGCGACGAGAAAGCCTCTGGGGAGGATATTCTCCAGCAAGGCACACTGGAGGAAATCCGCGAGTTCTATAAAGACGCCACTGCGGCACCCGCTAATGTCAGTGCTGAAGCCGAGCGGCCGTATGGCGATCCTGGCGAAGATCTCGCCGTGGCTGAAGCCGAGCATGGTGGAGCTGGTGCTGACTACGCCGTGGCTGAAGCCGAGCATGGCGGAACTGGCGATGACCACGCCGTGGCTGAAGCCGAGCATGGTGGAGCTAATGCTGGACACGCCGTGGCTGAAGCCGAGCATGGTGGAGCTAATGCTGAACATGCCGTGGCTGAAGCCGAGCATGGTGGAACTAATGCTGAACACGCCGTGGCTGAAGCCGAGCATGGCGGAACTGGCGATCACATGTCCAGGCatcaatcacttcgtcacagTGACCGCACCACTGACTACGCCGTGGCTGAAGCCGAGCATGGCGGACCTGATGCTGAACACGCCGTGGCTGAAGCCGAGCAGGGCGGAACTGGCGATCACATGTCCAGGCatcaatcacttcgtcacagTGACCGCACCACTGACTACGCCGTGGCTGAAGCCGAGCATGGCGGACCTGATGCTGAACACGCCGTGGCTGAAGCCGAGCAGGGCGGAACTGGCGATCACATGTCCAGGCATCAAGCACTTCGTCACAGTGACCGCACCACTGGATTCGCCGAGAGATACCGACGCGAAACTGGCGATGAAATGTCCCCCGCTCAAACCCATCGTGTGCATAGAGAATATAATGAGTAG